The following proteins come from a genomic window of Halomicroarcula saliterrae:
- a CDS encoding DUF7577 domain-containing protein yields MQPWVWLTAYVLGFGLLQVVLYRHFSRQSPSPETTEGRVTRADGGRTVAAEAAATVTCQHCGTENESHRMIRYCSACAESLR; encoded by the coding sequence ATGCAACCGTGGGTTTGGCTCACAGCGTACGTCCTCGGGTTCGGGCTGTTGCAGGTCGTGCTCTACCGGCATTTCAGCCGACAGAGCCCGTCCCCGGAGACGACCGAGGGGCGTGTCACGCGGGCGGACGGCGGCCGAACGGTCGCCGCCGAAGCTGCCGCCACCGTGACGTGCCAACACTGTGGCACCGAAAACGAGTCCCATCGGATGATTCGGTACTGTAGCGCCTGTGCCGAGTCCCTCCGGTAG
- a CDS encoding aldo/keto reductase: MKYDTLGSTGIEVSEVGFGAWVVGTDWWGDRTRDQAIEMVQHAVDRDVTFFDTGDVYGHGDSEELVGEALAEVRDEVTVSTKVGYDFYNNPQAGHGELPKKVTPEWIRTALDRSLDRLDMDHVELLMLHNANVDEVTPDVLETLDELREEGKVEAIGWALGPSIGWLADGDAAVANEFDALQTVFNLFEQTPGQHFIDTIRERNADTSVLARVPHSSGLLNEQVTPETEFEADDHRAHRPTEWYETGFEKLETLRFLERAERSSADGSSGDEPRERDGERTMGQAAIQWLLAHDEVASVTPTFRTNADIDEWAGAPDTPPLSEAEYDRVQSLYADNFGVDRDDGMDALRSSVGGEDLDGTGMKSAGD, translated from the coding sequence ATGAAGTACGATACGCTCGGGTCGACCGGAATCGAGGTCTCGGAAGTCGGCTTCGGCGCCTGGGTCGTCGGGACGGACTGGTGGGGCGACCGGACGCGGGACCAGGCCATCGAGATGGTGCAACACGCCGTCGACCGGGACGTGACCTTCTTCGACACCGGCGACGTCTACGGCCACGGCGACAGCGAGGAACTCGTCGGCGAGGCGCTGGCCGAGGTGCGAGACGAGGTCACCGTCTCGACCAAGGTGGGCTACGACTTCTACAACAACCCACAGGCCGGCCACGGCGAACTGCCGAAGAAGGTCACGCCCGAGTGGATTCGGACGGCGCTCGACCGCTCGCTCGACCGACTGGACATGGACCACGTCGAACTGTTGATGCTCCACAACGCCAACGTCGACGAAGTCACCCCCGACGTGCTGGAGACGCTCGACGAGCTCCGCGAGGAAGGCAAGGTCGAGGCCATCGGCTGGGCGCTCGGCCCCTCCATCGGCTGGCTGGCCGACGGCGACGCCGCCGTCGCCAACGAGTTCGACGCGCTCCAGACCGTCTTCAACCTCTTCGAGCAGACCCCCGGCCAGCACTTCATCGACACGATCCGCGAGCGGAACGCCGACACGTCGGTGCTCGCGCGGGTCCCCCACTCCTCGGGGCTTCTGAACGAGCAGGTCACGCCCGAGACGGAGTTCGAGGCCGACGACCACCGCGCTCACCGGCCGACCGAGTGGTACGAGACCGGCTTCGAGAAGCTGGAGACGCTGCGGTTCCTCGAACGCGCGGAACGCAGTTCCGCGGACGGTTCGAGCGGTGACGAGCCGCGAGAACGAGACGGCGAGCGCACGATGGGCCAGGCCGCCATCCAGTGGCTGCTGGCCCACGACGAGGTCGCCTCCGTCACTCCCACCTTCCGCACCAACGCCGACATCGACGAGTGGGCCGGCGCGCCCGACACGCCGCCACTCTCCGAGGCGGAGTACGACCGCGTCCAGTCGCTCTACGCCGACAACTTCGGTGTCGACCGCGACGACGGGATGGACGCGCTGCGCTCCTCGGTCGGCGGCGAGGACCTGGACGGGACTGGGATGAAGTCTGCCGGGGACTAG
- a CDS encoding CPBP family intramembrane glutamic endopeptidase — translation MSRSDLITEVRGYLVNPAEKRLRAPWRISLWVFLFAFAGVLITAVNLTLPMASRSGPLAALYAMARQVGLILAAVAAGVGIGYLLDRRSLADYGLSVDGQWWRDAGFGVALGFALPTAVLLAQLAVGFTTITGALPTGPSDTFYFAGTGAVLRLALLVPFFVVQASTEEIIVRGYLLTNLAEGAAGLIGKAASTVAATVLTGALFGVLHWTNPNATLLSVGNITLYGLLLGACYVLTGRLGIACGFHVAWNYTLALWDFPVSGLDVGVALVGTRTTGPELVTGGGFGPEGGLVALPILALGSGALYWWVRREYGRVEILDAIAVPDLRIPTRGGE, via the coding sequence ATGAGCAGGTCGGACCTCATCACGGAGGTGCGTGGCTACCTCGTCAACCCCGCCGAGAAACGGCTCCGGGCGCCGTGGCGAATCTCCCTCTGGGTCTTCCTCTTTGCCTTCGCGGGGGTCCTCATCACCGCGGTGAATCTGACTTTGCCGATGGCGTCACGGAGCGGTCCGCTGGCCGCGCTGTACGCCATGGCCCGCCAAGTCGGCCTCATCCTCGCGGCGGTGGCGGCCGGCGTCGGAATCGGCTATCTACTCGACCGGCGCTCCCTCGCCGACTACGGGCTCTCTGTCGACGGCCAATGGTGGCGCGACGCCGGGTTCGGCGTCGCGCTGGGGTTCGCCCTCCCGACGGCCGTCCTGCTCGCCCAGCTCGCGGTCGGGTTCACGACGATCACCGGCGCCCTCCCGACAGGCCCCAGCGACACGTTCTACTTCGCCGGAACGGGCGCCGTGCTCCGCCTGGCGTTGCTGGTTCCGTTCTTCGTCGTCCAGGCCAGCACCGAGGAGATTATCGTCCGCGGCTATCTCCTGACGAACCTCGCGGAGGGGGCGGCCGGCCTCATCGGAAAGGCGGCCTCGACCGTCGCCGCGACCGTCCTGACCGGCGCGCTGTTTGGCGTCCTCCACTGGACCAACCCCAACGCCACGCTGCTTTCCGTCGGGAACATTACGCTCTACGGCCTCCTACTCGGGGCCTGCTACGTCCTCACCGGCCGGCTCGGTATCGCCTGTGGCTTCCACGTCGCGTGGAACTACACCCTCGCGCTGTGGGACTTCCCGGTCAGCGGACTCGACGTCGGCGTCGCGCTCGTCGGGACCCGGACGACGGGCCCCGAACTGGTGACCGGCGGCGGGTTCGGCCCGGAGGGCGGGCTCGTCGCGCTGCCGATACTGGCCCTCGGGTCGGGCGCGCTCTACTGGTGGGTCCGCCGGGAGTACGGCCGCGTCGAGATTCTGGACGCCATCGCCGTCCCCGACCTGCGGATTCCGACGCGCGGCGGGGAGTGA
- a CDS encoding RAD55 family ATPase, whose product MRISSGVPGFDELIQGGLLPDRLYVVSGPPGSGKTTFCSQFMTQGAKEGETCLYVTMHETKEELMQDMAGYDFGFDRAMQSDAVQFLNLVTESGKRTITQFGTEGGLTNRLVSYIEQNDIQRVVIDSTMLLQHFMNDVDSEITGFLSALKQTDTTTLLISEMTDPSSYSDEHYLAHGVIFFHNFLEGGSMTRGVQVIKMRGTAIDCDIRRISFTDRGLQVHADEKIDT is encoded by the coding sequence ATGCGCATCTCCAGCGGGGTCCCCGGATTCGACGAGCTCATCCAGGGGGGGTTGCTGCCCGACCGGCTGTACGTCGTCAGCGGCCCGCCCGGCAGCGGGAAGACCACCTTCTGCTCGCAGTTCATGACACAGGGCGCCAAGGAAGGCGAGACCTGCCTCTACGTGACGATGCACGAGACCAAAGAGGAGCTGATGCAGGACATGGCGGGCTACGACTTCGGTTTCGACCGGGCGATGCAGTCCGACGCCGTCCAGTTTCTCAACCTCGTCACCGAGAGCGGCAAGCGGACTATCACCCAGTTCGGCACAGAGGGCGGACTGACCAACCGGCTAGTCTCCTACATCGAACAGAACGACATCCAGCGGGTGGTCATCGACTCGACCATGCTCCTCCAGCACTTCATGAACGACGTCGACAGCGAGATTACGGGCTTTCTCTCGGCGCTGAAACAGACCGACACGACGACGCTGCTCATCTCGGAGATGACCGACCCCTCCTCCTACAGCGACGAGCACTATCTCGCACACGGCGTCATCTTCTTCCACAACTTCCTGGAGGGCGGGAGCATGACCCGTGGCGTCCAGGTCATCAAGATGCGTGGCACCGCTATCGACTGTGACATCCGCAGAATCTCCTTTACCGACCGCGGCCTGCAGGTCCACGCCGACGAGAAAATCGACACATGA
- a CDS encoding PKD domain-containing protein, which produces MTGTSATRLRAVTLSVVLATSLFAAANLGFVGVAAAANAPDCATVSYSGAGNAADPYQVGTVDQLQCVEKQGLDGDYELTGDIDASETAEWNDGDGFDPIGGEFTGTFDGDNHTISGLTIDRGGTNDVGLFSVVGPAGTIRNVGLEGGSVTGGERVGQLVGRNGGTVEDSHATGEVIGSYRAGGLVGQNDGTVRRAYASGERSRANDWVGGLVGYNRGTVNHSFAARAVVGEGGGFDGTSAGGLVGVSTGTIADSYATGTVTASWFVGGLVGSYQADDGGTTLRSYATGALSIDDETQGIGGLVAGTAVSDTTVEQAYWDVGTTNEASATGDDSIAVTEVSGFGATTDTAPAPEMQGESAETNMPGLDFTTTWETVESDDPDAAKDGYPILRALDRTVQLRAQGITTETAPTAADCASLSWSTREIDGETYYEVDSLYKLQCVENRGLGNNYVLTEDIDASETAEWNDGDGFDPIGDFDTTLTGTFDGDTHAISGLTIDRPGTSPVGLFGAVGSDGTVTNVQLDGGTVAGGGAVGAVAGKNEGTVSGATVTTDVTGNGRNVGGVVGFNQGTIKRSGTTGDVSNPTAVNVGGVAGTNIGTVRESYATGDVTGSTGSYAYAGGLVGGEGGGTVVDSYATGNVTAGGRIVGGLVAATSSGTVRRSYATGAVGGTDGTVGGLLGESSSSATVENAYWDRGTTDQGTAIGAAFGATNGLVGFGSTGDSAPAANATGDTVYDTMPGLDFDSTWTATSSYPRLQWEGVDALTVDSLDATAPTVGENESGTITVAATDSEDSPAEGVSIEVINADGLAGLSGEAVTDASGQATFSFTGDTTGDYAPAFAWKYDDEVGETVTISSAVTVVDPPEVDAITRAGTSPTSADSIDFDVTFSESVTGVGTGDFTVTQASGDVTGAVSGVSGSGSSYTVTVDAITGGGDLRLDLVDDDGITAADSGVSLGGVGTSGESDGSVNGDSYTIDNEAPIADAGTDRTVADSRPVAFDASGSSGDIAAYEWDVDGDGTTEATGIAPSYTFRAPGTYDVALTVTDPAGNTDTDTLTVTVTDLTGPTADASNSDTAGEEDTAFTLDGTASTDNVDVTAYEWDVDGDGSYDATGANVTHTYADPGTYTAVLRVTDEADNTATDTVSISVADTTNPTADAGPNQTVDEDIPVALDAGNSTDNGRIASYAWDIEGNSTTDVTGRNVTHTYADPGTDTVTLTVTDTSGNTDTDTLTVTVENTGGGGGGGAPSSPADAPTAETDTYRLSPGSSLDASASTGVLGNDVLAEELRFYSVSVVEGPANGSLDLQPDGSFAYTPTDGFTGTDAFTYEVTHGGQTDRATVTLTVSSAASVERTVFESASAIRQAVDLPADATPTYAERLTVRTNQSGPVTVRFSENATVSSLRVGPETELRGTVTVTEFAGSDSVPSGVPGQPLAALQLTGSPSMTNATVTARMRLSRADLRASGTDAGAVRVAHYVDGSWEVLETSVVNRTGERVTVEAVTSGFSPFALTAVESPQATGSETPSTDTAGGSTAGGSGGRTPTATGAGGPGFGPVVAIMAILAVALVARLRR; this is translated from the coding sequence GTGACGGGGACGAGCGCGACGCGACTGCGTGCGGTCACACTCTCGGTAGTGCTGGCGACGTCGCTGTTCGCGGCCGCGAACCTCGGGTTCGTCGGCGTCGCGGCGGCCGCGAACGCACCGGACTGTGCCACGGTCAGCTATAGCGGGGCCGGCAACGCTGCCGACCCGTACCAGGTCGGCACGGTGGACCAACTGCAGTGTGTCGAGAAGCAGGGGCTCGACGGCGACTACGAACTCACGGGCGACATCGACGCGAGCGAGACCGCGGAGTGGAACGACGGTGACGGGTTCGACCCGATCGGTGGCGAGTTCACGGGCACCTTCGACGGCGACAACCACACGATTTCGGGACTGACCATCGACCGAGGGGGGACGAACGATGTCGGCCTGTTCAGCGTGGTCGGGCCGGCGGGAACGATTCGGAACGTCGGACTCGAAGGCGGCTCTGTCACCGGAGGGGAGCGGGTCGGACAGCTAGTCGGCAGAAACGGCGGGACGGTCGAGGATTCCCACGCCACTGGTGAAGTCATCGGGAGCTATCGGGCCGGCGGACTGGTCGGACAGAACGACGGGACCGTCCGTCGCGCCTACGCCAGCGGGGAACGCAGTCGTGCGAACGATTGGGTTGGCGGACTGGTCGGGTACAACCGAGGGACGGTTAATCACTCCTTCGCTGCGAGGGCCGTCGTCGGGGAGGGAGGCGGTTTCGATGGCACGTCTGCCGGCGGGCTCGTCGGGGTCTCGACGGGGACGATAGCGGATTCCTACGCCACTGGAACAGTCACTGCGAGCTGGTTCGTCGGTGGGCTGGTCGGGTCCTACCAAGCAGATGACGGCGGAACGACTCTGCGTTCCTACGCCACGGGTGCCCTCAGTATCGACGACGAGACCCAAGGTATCGGTGGCCTTGTCGCTGGCACTGCTGTTTCTGATACGACCGTGGAACAGGCCTACTGGGACGTGGGAACGACGAACGAGGCGAGTGCGACTGGAGATGACTCGATAGCCGTGACCGAAGTCAGCGGTTTCGGCGCGACGACTGATACCGCCCCCGCCCCCGAGATGCAAGGTGAGAGCGCAGAGACGAACATGCCCGGCCTCGATTTCACGACCACGTGGGAGACGGTCGAGAGCGATGACCCGGACGCGGCGAAGGACGGCTATCCGATTCTGCGGGCGCTCGACCGGACCGTGCAGTTGCGAGCGCAGGGAATCACGACGGAGACTGCACCGACGGCAGCGGACTGTGCCAGCCTCTCCTGGTCGACACGGGAGATTGACGGCGAGACGTACTACGAGGTCGATAGCCTCTACAAACTCCAGTGTGTCGAGAATCGGGGACTCGGGAACAACTACGTGCTGACCGAGGATATCGACGCGAGCGAGACGGCCGAGTGGAACGACGGCGACGGGTTCGACCCTATCGGTGACTTCGATACCACGCTCACGGGTACCTTCGACGGCGACACCCACGCGATTTCTGGATTGACTATCGACCGACCGGGAACCTCCCCGGTCGGCCTGTTCGGTGCTGTCGGTTCGGACGGGACGGTCACGAACGTCCAACTCGACGGCGGGACGGTCGCAGGTGGCGGTGCCGTCGGCGCGGTCGCCGGGAAAAACGAGGGCACTGTCAGTGGGGCCACTGTGACCACCGACGTGACCGGGAACGGCAGAAACGTCGGTGGAGTCGTGGGTTTCAACCAGGGGACGATCAAACGGTCCGGGACCACGGGCGACGTTTCCAATCCGACCGCTGTCAATGTCGGCGGGGTAGCCGGTACCAATATCGGGACGGTCAGGGAGTCCTACGCGACCGGCGACGTGACCGGTTCGACGGGGTCCTACGCCTACGCCGGCGGGCTGGTCGGTGGCGAGGGAGGCGGGACGGTCGTAGATTCCTACGCGACCGGCAACGTGACGGCGGGTGGGAGAATCGTTGGCGGGCTGGTCGCCGCGACCTCCAGCGGAACGGTCAGACGGTCGTACGCGACCGGTGCTGTCGGTGGCACCGACGGCACCGTCGGCGGGCTGCTCGGCGAAAGCAGCAGCAGCGCGACCGTCGAAAACGCCTACTGGGACAGGGGAACGACGGACCAAGGAACTGCGATCGGGGCGGCTTTTGGCGCGACGAACGGCCTCGTGGGCTTCGGGTCGACGGGCGATAGCGCCCCGGCGGCAAACGCCACGGGCGACACCGTCTACGACACCATGCCCGGGCTGGACTTCGACTCGACGTGGACCGCCACCAGCAGCTATCCTCGTCTCCAGTGGGAGGGTGTCGACGCACTCACGGTCGATTCACTCGACGCCACAGCGCCGACAGTCGGCGAGAACGAGAGCGGGACCATCACCGTGGCAGCGACGGATAGCGAGGACAGTCCCGCCGAAGGGGTGAGCATCGAGGTTATAAACGCCGACGGGCTCGCGGGACTCTCCGGCGAGGCGGTCACCGACGCGAGCGGCCAGGCGACGTTCTCGTTTACCGGAGACACGACGGGCGATTACGCCCCGGCGTTCGCCTGGAAGTACGACGACGAAGTCGGAGAGACCGTCACGATTTCGTCGGCCGTTACCGTCGTCGACCCACCGGAAGTCGACGCCATCACGCGGGCAGGTACGAGTCCGACCAGCGCAGACAGCATCGACTTCGACGTGACCTTCTCCGAGAGCGTCACCGGCGTCGGCACCGGTGATTTCACCGTGACACAGGCCAGTGGCGACGTGACAGGGGCCGTCTCCGGGGTCAGCGGCTCCGGGAGCAGTTACACCGTCACCGTCGACGCCATCACCGGCGGGGGCGACCTCCGACTCGACCTCGTCGACGACGACGGCATCACTGCCGCGGACAGCGGCGTCTCGCTCGGCGGTGTCGGCACCAGCGGCGAGAGCGACGGGAGTGTGAACGGCGATAGCTACACCATCGACAACGAAGCGCCGATAGCCGACGCCGGCACCGACCGGACGGTAGCGGATAGCAGGCCGGTCGCGTTCGACGCGAGCGGTTCGAGCGGCGACATCGCCGCCTACGAATGGGACGTCGACGGCGACGGTACGACGGAGGCCACCGGCATCGCGCCGTCGTACACCTTCCGGGCGCCCGGGACCTACGACGTCGCACTCACCGTCACCGACCCGGCGGGTAACACCGACACGGACACCCTCACGGTCACCGTCACGGACCTGACCGGACCCACCGCCGATGCGAGCAACAGCGACACCGCCGGCGAGGAGGACACCGCGTTCACCCTCGACGGGACCGCATCGACCGACAACGTCGACGTCACCGCCTACGAGTGGGACGTCGACGGCGACGGCAGCTACGACGCCACCGGCGCGAACGTCACCCACACTTATGCCGACCCCGGCACGTACACCGCTGTCCTTCGGGTCACCGACGAGGCCGACAACACTGCGACCGATACGGTCTCTATCAGCGTCGCCGACACGACCAACCCGACCGCCGACGCCGGACCGAACCAGACCGTCGACGAGGATATCCCGGTCGCGCTCGATGCCGGTAACTCGACCGACAACGGCCGAATAGCGAGCTACGCGTGGGACATCGAAGGCAACAGCACGACCGATGTCACCGGCCGGAACGTCACCCACACCTACGCCGACCCCGGGACCGACACGGTCACGCTGACCGTGACCGACACGAGCGGCAACACCGACACGGACACGCTGACCGTGACGGTCGAAAACACCGGCGGTGGCGGCGGTGGCGGCGCCCCGAGCAGTCCGGCCGACGCGCCGACGGCAGAGACCGACACGTATCGCCTCTCGCCGGGGTCGAGCCTGGACGCGTCCGCGAGCACCGGCGTGCTTGGCAACGACGTCCTCGCCGAGGAACTGCGGTTCTACTCCGTATCGGTCGTCGAGGGACCGGCGAACGGCTCGCTCGACCTCCAGCCGGACGGCTCGTTCGCTTACACGCCCACCGACGGCTTCACCGGGACGGACGCGTTCACCTACGAGGTGACCCACGGCGGCCAGACCGACCGCGCGACGGTCACGCTCACCGTCTCCTCGGCCGCCAGCGTCGAACGTACCGTCTTCGAGAGCGCCTCGGCGATTCGCCAGGCCGTCGACCTGCCGGCGGACGCGACGCCGACCTACGCCGAGCGGCTGACCGTCCGGACGAACCAGTCCGGCCCCGTCACGGTCCGGTTCAGCGAGAACGCGACCGTGTCGTCGCTTCGGGTCGGCCCCGAGACCGAACTGCGTGGCACCGTCACCGTGACCGAGTTCGCCGGTAGCGACTCGGTGCCCTCGGGCGTTCCGGGCCAGCCCCTCGCTGCGCTCCAGCTCACCGGCTCGCCGTCGATGACGAACGCCACGGTAACCGCCCGGATGCGGCTTTCGCGGGCCGACCTGCGGGCGTCCGGGACGGACGCGGGCGCGGTCCGCGTCGCACACTACGTCGACGGGTCGTGGGAAGTGCTGGAGACGAGCGTCGTGAACCGGACGGGCGAGCGAGTGACGGTCGAGGCCGTGACCAGCGGCTTCTCGCCGTTCGCGCTGACGGCCGTCGAGTCACCGCAAGCGACTGGGTCGGAGACGCCGTCGACCGACACCGCCGGTGGGAGTACGGCAGGCGGCTCCGGTGGCCGGACTCCGACCGCGACCGGCGCGGGCGGGCCCGGCTTCGGTCCCGTCGTCGCCATCATGGCGATACTGGCAGTCGCCCTCGTCGCCCGACTGCGGCGGTGA
- a CDS encoding acyltransferase, protein MTKRHVSLPPLAEEGLRSFIREVDERLSGEEDTCDVVTDVLIDLHGDRQAYERWQSGEDVSPAERVRLQGYDPCNTTLESEYYAEKDEAKFKRSKHLQWLWRQFDATPMADNVEFALRFRRMLADHLFESCGDNCRFFKNISFTYGHNIEVGDNVVVHDDVHLDDRGKLTIGDRVSISDDTHIYSHDHDAVDQTHIDNFHTIVEDDVRLTYDSMVRAGVRVGENAVLAAKSIAGKDIPAHHIAAGTPAKSIAIKDGWESVAEPLADANVDRRAERELDYEVPDDITVFDEFQRDLSPPDR, encoded by the coding sequence ATGACGAAGCGCCACGTGTCGTTACCGCCGCTCGCCGAGGAGGGGCTCCGGAGTTTTATCCGCGAGGTAGACGAGCGACTCTCCGGCGAGGAGGACACCTGTGACGTGGTCACGGACGTGCTCATCGACCTCCACGGCGACCGGCAGGCCTACGAGCGCTGGCAGTCCGGCGAGGACGTCTCGCCCGCCGAACGCGTCCGCCTTCAGGGGTACGACCCCTGTAACACGACCCTGGAGAGCGAGTACTACGCCGAGAAAGACGAAGCGAAGTTCAAGCGCTCGAAACACCTCCAGTGGCTCTGGCGGCAGTTCGACGCGACGCCGATGGCCGACAACGTCGAGTTCGCGCTGCGCTTTCGCCGGATGCTCGCCGACCACCTCTTCGAGTCGTGTGGCGACAACTGCCGCTTTTTCAAGAACATCTCCTTTACCTACGGCCACAACATCGAGGTCGGCGACAACGTCGTCGTCCACGACGACGTCCACCTGGACGACCGGGGCAAACTCACCATCGGGGACCGCGTCTCTATCTCCGACGACACCCACATCTACAGCCACGACCACGACGCCGTCGACCAGACCCACATCGACAACTTCCACACCATCGTCGAGGACGACGTGCGCCTGACCTACGACTCGATGGTCCGGGCCGGCGTTCGCGTCGGCGAGAACGCCGTCCTCGCGGCGAAGTCCATCGCCGGCAAAGACATCCCCGCCCACCACATCGCCGCCGGCACGCCCGCCAAATCCATCGCCATCAAGGACGGCTGGGAGTCGGTCGCCGAACCGCTCGCGGACGCGAACGTCGACCGTCGCGCCGAGCGCGAACTCGACTACGAGGTCCCCGACGACATCACCGTCTTCGACGAGTTCCAGCGGGACCTCTCGCCGCCGGACCGCTGA